The window CAGCAAGACAATGGTTAAATCCTCGAAACCGGTAATCTCTATCTGCGCAGTTAGGACGGGTTGTGGAAAGAGCCAGACAACCAGAAGAGTGCTCGACATTCTGAGAGCCAAGGGTAAGAAGGTTGTCTCTATCAGACATCCGATGCCTTATGGAGATCTTGTGAAGCAGAAGGTCCAGAGATTTGCCGATTATTCAGATCTGGATAAACACGAATGCACTATCGAAGAGAGAGAGGAATACGAACCCCATATAGATCGAAATGCCGTTATATATGCCGGGGTCGATTACGAAGCGATCCTCAGAGAAGCCGAAAAAGAGGATGTAGACGTAATAATATGGGACGGCGGAAACAATGATTTCTCATTTTATAAGACAGATCTGTATATAACTGTAACCGATCCTCATAGAGCCGGTCACGAGACTACATACTACCCGGGATTCACGAATCTAATGATGGCTGATGTAATTGTTATCAACAAGGAGGAGACGGCTTCTCCAGAAGATATCGACATCGTCCGAAGAAATATCGCGAAATTCAATCCCAACGCCATTGTAGTTGACGGCGCTTCACCGATAACAATTGAGGGAGGCAAGTCGTCCGAGATAAAGGGCAAGAGAGTTCTCGTCGTAGAGGATGGCCCGACCCTGACCCACGGTGGAATGAAGTACGGTGCGGGATGGGTAGCAGCAAAGAAGTTTGGCGCATCCGAGATAGTTGATCCAAGGCCTTATGCAGTAGGATCACTCGTTTCAACATATGAGAAGTACAACCACCTGGATCAAATCCTTCCGGCCATGGGATATGGCGAAAAGCAGATGAATGAGCTAGAGGATACCATAAACAAGGCCGACGTAGATCTTGTAATAATTGGTACTCCGATTGACCTGAGAAGGGTAATCGACATAAAGAAACCTGCCGTAAGAATCGGTTATGAGCTTCAGGAGATAGGGAAGCCCGATCTAGAAGAGATAATAGAAGACTTCCTTAAGGAACACAACATATTGTAGATCGGCAAAAAGGGGACTGGATAATCCAGTCCCCTTCTTTTATCTCTTCTTCTTTATCGGTATGTAGATGTCAAACTCAGAATCTTCTTTCCCTGTGAATCTTTCATCATACAGTTCAAACTCATTCAGTCCGACCGGTTCATACTCGGAATTCTGAAACCACTTTCCATAGATGTACTCGTAAGTATCCTGCAGTGAGTCAAGCTCTCCCTTGTGAGTGAAAACGGCGTAGGTTGCCTCAGGTACTTCTGCCCCAATCATTCCCTCCGGGATTCTTTCCAGAGTCGAGACGGCCAAAGAGGCTATGTAGTCGAACTTGCCGTCTATGAAGTCCTCTTCACCTGTGCACATCAGCCCGTAGCTTTCCTTCGCCGATATGACATTGTCGATCTCGGTATGCCTCTCCATGAAATCTCTCCAGAGTTTCGGGCAGTTGTTCGCCGGATCATTTCCGTAGTACTTCAAACCAATGACTTTGAATGCCGATTTGTGGATGATTTCTGGTTCCATTCTTATTCCTCCCTTGAGACCTATCAGGTCTTTTTTGCACAGTCTCTTTTTCTGAGTGACGGTGAAGTGGAGTTCAAGCCTGCGATACTTGCCAGGCGTCAAGTAGTATCTGCTTTTGAATGCTCTGGTAAATGATTCCTGCGAATCATAGCCTAACTGCAGGGCGATCTCCAGAATACTCATCGAGGTTGTAGCAAGTTTGTCGGCAGCCACGCTCAACCTTCTACCCTTGCGGTACTGGCCTATCGTCTCGCCAACAGTGTGGAAGAAGATTCGCTGAAGATGAACTGATGAGTAGAAGATTTCTGAGCAAAGATCGTCGAGAGTTATCGGGGATGAAAGGTGCTCCTCAATGTAATCTATAACGGAGTTCACACAATCGATGTAATCCTCTTTCAAAGAAGTGTCTCTGGACATCCTCCACCTTCGCAATAATCGTCTTAAAGATTATACAAGTATGGACGGGCTTGTTTTTGATCGAAAGAATCATGATGGAGTTTCTTCTAAGCCGAGTCAATCCAAAAACAATTCCGACTGAACGACACCGTTAATCACGGCAACATCAGAAGTCAACAAGCCTTTCAAGCTTCTTAGCCGCTTCTATTGTGCTGCTTACTTCTTTCGGCAGAGGAGGTATTCCCTTGAAGCCCGTTTTCCTGACGAAGTCGACAAGCATCGTCCTAAGTTCCTCAGGGTTCCAGTTAGAAAGTTTGTCCAGGGTATCTACTCCAGCGTCGTAGTATAGCCTCGCCCTAACTCCCTTCATTCCACCTAGTCTCGAAAGATCCGAGAGTCTAAGGTATTCAAGTATTCTTTCCATTTCAATTCCGGTGCGTGCAGCCAGGCTTTCTCTCAGCTCAGGCGAACCTGCGGCTGCGATCATTTGATAGGTGTAAAATATGCCCTCTTTCGCGAGTTTTTCCACTATTGTCCTGTCGTACCCGGAGAATCTATCTAGTCTCATGCCTTTCCTCTTTGCTGCAATTTCTTTTTCACGAAGTTCCGAGGCGTATTTCGCAAGTGAAGGTTCAGAAAGAAAACAGAAATACTGTGCTATGCTACGCAGTTGTTGCTTCAGGCGGGCTTTGTCATTGTAGTTCGATTTTGCGAAGCCTTCAATATCCTCTTTTTCTGCCTCTTCAATTGATTTCTCATTCGAATCAAGAAGGAATCTCTCAAAAGATGCAACTCCAGACAACATCAAGTCGATAACATTCTCACTCTTACCTTTACTCTTCAAGAAGGCTATGAAATCTTCCTCTTTTATCATCCAATCACATCCCTTGCGAAGAGAAAACGCCTAAACGATCTGGAGAATAGACCTTCTTAGCCACCCAAATGAACATAGTCAAACAATGTATTAATTACAGTGCTTCTACAGTTATCTTCGAAGCAAGACTCATCACGTCATCGA is drawn from Mesotoga sp. BH458_6_3_2_1 and contains these coding sequences:
- a CDS encoding DUF4332 domain-containing protein; this translates as MIKEEDFIAFLKSKGKSENVIDLMLSGVASFERFLLDSNEKSIEEAEKEDIEGFAKSNYNDKARLKQQLRSIAQYFCFLSEPSLAKYASELREKEIAAKRKGMRLDRFSGYDRTIVEKLAKEGIFYTYQMIAAAGSPELRESLAARTGIEMERILEYLRLSDLSRLGGMKGVRARLYYDAGVDTLDKLSNWNPEELRTMLVDFVRKTGFKGIPPLPKEVSSTIEAAKKLERLVDF
- a CDS encoding cyclic 2,3-diphosphoglycerate synthase → MEKKKVLILGAAGRDFHNFNTYYRDNEEFEVVAFTATQIPGIDGKKYPAELAGRLYPNGIPILPEEEFGKLIDEHKIDQVVLAYSDLPHQYVMERAAIANAHGADFILLGPSKTMVKSSKPVISICAVRTGCGKSQTTRRVLDILRAKGKKVVSIRHPMPYGDLVKQKVQRFADYSDLDKHECTIEEREEYEPHIDRNAVIYAGVDYEAILREAEKEDVDVIIWDGGNNDFSFYKTDLYITVTDPHRAGHETTYYPGFTNLMMADVIVINKEETASPEDIDIVRRNIAKFNPNAIVVDGASPITIEGGKSSEIKGKRVLVVEDGPTLTHGGMKYGAGWVAAKKFGASEIVDPRPYAVGSLVSTYEKYNHLDQILPAMGYGEKQMNELEDTINKADVDLVIIGTPIDLRRVIDIKKPAVRIGYELQEIGKPDLEEIIEDFLKEHNIL
- a CDS encoding AraC family transcriptional regulator; translation: MSRDTSLKEDYIDCVNSVIDYIEEHLSSPITLDDLCSEIFYSSVHLQRIFFHTVGETIGQYRKGRRLSVAADKLATTSMSILEIALQLGYDSQESFTRAFKSRYYLTPGKYRRLELHFTVTQKKRLCKKDLIGLKGGIRMEPEIIHKSAFKVIGLKYYGNDPANNCPKLWRDFMERHTEIDNVISAKESYGLMCTGEEDFIDGKFDYIASLAVSTLERIPEGMIGAEVPEATYAVFTHKGELDSLQDTYEYIYGKWFQNSEYEPVGLNEFELYDERFTGKEDSEFDIYIPIKKKR